The Pyrodictium delaneyi genome contains a region encoding:
- a CDS encoding acyl-CoA carboxylase subunit beta has translation MDIEEKLRELRELRRRAQQGGGPDKIRRQREKGKLLARERIEALLDPGSFQEIGWLVTTRSSLFGLDKNRVPGDGVVAGFGRINGRPVYVFAQDFTVMGGSIGEMHAEKIVRTIELAVKSGVPVIGMWDSGGARIQEGVAALHGVGRILNAIIQASGVIPQISLVLGPSAGGAAYAPALMDFTVVVDKITYMFITGPDVVKEVTGEDVGFEELGGARVHSERSGVAHFRASSEEEAFETVKRLLSYLPDNNEAPLPIEDTGDPVDRQDPELDSIIPPDPMKPYDVRSVLERVFDADSLLEVQSEWGTSIVTAFARLGGIPVCVVASQPLVMSGAIDIDASCKAARFVRFCDAFNLPVITFVDVPGYMPGTSQEHGGIIRHGAKMLYAYAEATVPKITVVLRKAYGGAYISMGSKSMGADLVYAWPTAEIAVLGAEAAVRILYRRQLAKAEDPEKLRRQLIEEYRKTFLNPYRAAELGLIDDVIEPRETRPKLYQALRVLLKKREHRTPRKHGNIPL, from the coding sequence ATGGATATCGAGGAGAAGCTCCGGGAGCTGCGGGAGCTCCGCCGCCGCGCACAGCAGGGCGGCGGCCCCGACAAGATAAGGCGTCAGCGCGAGAAGGGCAAACTGCTTGCCCGCGAGCGTATAGAGGCGCTTCTCGACCCTGGCAGCTTCCAGGAGATAGGCTGGCTAGTCACCACACGGAGCAGCCTCTTCGGCCTCGACAAGAACCGGGTACCCGGTGACGGCGTGGTAGCAGGCTTCGGCCGGATCAACGGCCGCCCAGTCTACGTCTTCGCCCAGGACTTCACGGTTATGGGCGGCAGTATAGGCGAGATGCACGCCGAGAAGATAGTACGCACGATAGAGCTAGCAGTGAAGAGCGGTGTCCCCGTCATAGGCATGTGGGACTCTGGCGGCGCCCGTATCCAGGAGGGCGTCGCAGCCCTCCACGGCGTCGGGAGGATACTCAACGCAATAATACAGGCTAGCGGAGTAATCCCGCAGATATCGCTGGTCCTCGGCCCCTCTGCGGGCGGTGCCGCCTACGCGCCAGCCCTCATGGACTTCACAGTAGTCGTGGACAAGATAACCTACATGTTCATAACCGGCCCCGACGTAGTGAAGGAGGTTACCGGCGAGGACGTAGGCTTCGAGGAGCTAGGCGGCGCCCGTGTACACAGCGAGCGTAGCGGAGTAGCACACTTCCGGGCCTCAAGCGAGGAAGAGGCATTCGAGACCGTCAAGAGGCTCCTCAGCTACCTACCCGACAACAATGAGGCACCCCTCCCCATAGAGGATACCGGGGACCCGGTGGACCGCCAGGACCCGGAGCTAGACTCGATTATACCCCCAGACCCTATGAAGCCCTACGACGTCAGGTCGGTGCTTGAGCGGGTATTCGACGCTGATAGCCTGCTAGAGGTCCAGAGCGAGTGGGGCACGAGCATAGTAACGGCCTTCGCTCGTCTCGGCGGTATACCGGTCTGCGTGGTGGCTAGCCAGCCACTGGTCATGAGCGGCGCGATAGACATCGACGCCTCGTGTAAGGCAGCCCGCTTCGTGAGGTTCTGTGATGCCTTCAACCTCCCCGTGATAACCTTCGTGGATGTACCCGGCTACATGCCGGGAACGAGCCAGGAACACGGCGGCATCATAAGGCATGGTGCTAAGATGCTATACGCCTACGCGGAGGCCACAGTGCCGAAGATAACTGTGGTGCTCCGGAAGGCCTACGGCGGCGCCTACATATCCATGGGGAGCAAGTCCATGGGCGCCGACCTGGTCTACGCCTGGCCCACTGCGGAGATAGCAGTGCTCGGTGCTGAGGCTGCGGTGAGGATACTCTACCGCCGCCAACTGGCCAAAGCCGAGGACCCGGAGAAGCTACGCCGCCAGCTGATAGAGGAGTACCGTAAGACGTTCCTGAACCCGTACCGTGCAGCAGAGCTAGGGCTCATAGACGACGTGATAGAGCCACGGGAGACTCGCCCGAAGCTCTACCAGGCACTCCGTGTGCTATTGAAGAAGCGGGAGCATCGGACCCCGCGGAAGCACGGCAATATACCGCTCTAG
- a CDS encoding biotin--[acetyl-CoA-carboxylase] ligase produces the protein MFDASRRYVCIPPGITGGEARRLAIEVYDRIDSTMDQPPPRLPGATIALEQTKGRGRRGNTWISPRGGAWLTLHLPGQQPTAPGFLPVALGGCLAEALEQLPGVEPGTIMVKWPNDLYTRQGKLAGILVETRNGVLRIGVGVNVYNRAPPGAARLADHGYRGPLALVHLAALEAALAALEQPHRGLEAARKRDMLRGLHVELETPTGRLAGIAIGITDTGAIRVKTAKGVVEAYCCTVLSWRELGTGSSGLCRDPAA, from the coding sequence GTGTTCGACGCTAGCCGTAGATACGTTTGTATACCCCCGGGTATCACCGGGGGAGAGGCAAGACGCTTAGCCATAGAGGTCTACGACAGAATCGACTCCACGATGGACCAGCCCCCGCCGCGGCTACCCGGCGCCACGATAGCCCTCGAGCAGACAAAAGGACGGGGCCGGCGTGGTAACACCTGGATAAGCCCTCGTGGCGGCGCCTGGCTAACACTCCACCTCCCCGGGCAGCAACCCACGGCGCCTGGCTTCCTACCCGTCGCGCTCGGCGGCTGCCTGGCAGAGGCGCTGGAGCAGCTCCCCGGCGTAGAACCCGGGACAATAATGGTCAAGTGGCCCAACGACCTCTACACTAGGCAGGGCAAGCTGGCCGGAATACTCGTAGAGACACGCAACGGTGTGCTCAGGATAGGTGTCGGCGTGAACGTATACAACAGGGCACCGCCCGGCGCCGCCCGGCTAGCAGACCATGGCTACCGGGGCCCGCTGGCCCTCGTCCACCTAGCCGCTCTTGAGGCGGCACTAGCAGCCCTAGAGCAGCCGCACCGGGGCCTCGAGGCGGCCCGGAAACGGGACATGCTAAGGGGCCTCCACGTAGAGCTAGAGACACCTACCGGCCGGCTAGCCGGAATAGCCATCGGTATCACCGATACCGGTGCTATCCGGGTCAAGACCGCCAAGGGTGTGGTAGAAGCCTACTGCTGCACGGTTCTGTCCTGGAGAGAGCTGGGCACTGGCTCTAGCGGGCTATGCCGGGACCCAGCGGCCTAG
- a CDS encoding PaREP1 family protein gives MPRGPGLVCPYRLAPGARGEGPPREAEKLGLGLEEYIVELLVQGLDPEDRAEEYVEAAIALLERAREELARGDVRRAAEKAWGAAALAVKAYAWWRESRRLASHGELWEYARRMKRELGGWVYDAWMSANGMHTRLYEGWCAREDVEEALQRVERLVREVGARRRQGR, from the coding sequence GTGCCTAGGGGTCCCGGGCTTGTCTGTCCTTATCGCCTTGCCCCGGGGGCTCGCGGAGAGGGTCCGCCCCGGGAGGCTGAGAAGCTAGGACTAGGCCTGGAGGAGTACATAGTCGAGCTCCTTGTCCAGGGCCTCGACCCCGAGGACCGGGCAGAAGAGTACGTCGAGGCAGCTATAGCCCTCCTCGAGCGGGCCCGGGAGGAGCTAGCTAGGGGTGATGTCCGCCGGGCCGCGGAGAAGGCTTGGGGCGCAGCAGCGCTGGCCGTGAAGGCATACGCGTGGTGGAGGGAGAGCCGGAGGCTGGCGAGCCATGGTGAGCTGTGGGAGTATGCCCGGAGGATGAAGAGGGAGCTAGGAGGCTGGGTGTATGATGCATGGATGAGCGCTAACGGTATGCATACTCGCTTATACGAGGGCTGGTGCGCCCGGGAGGACGTAGAGGAGGCCCTCCAGCGCGTAGAGAGACTAGTCAGGGAGGTAGGAGCGAGGAGAAGGCAGGGACGCTAG
- a CDS encoding acetyl-CoA carboxylase biotin carboxylase subunit: MAKRVLIAARGEIAVRVARAARELGWEPITIYEDADRSSPHVRAGVVSVPVKSYTDMDSIIDAALKTGADIVHPGYGFLSESPEFAERVLDAGISWAGPHPKAMRMLGDKASAKALAEKLGVPTLPWCRAESPEEAEACAEKIGYPVVLKASRAGGGRGMRVARRPGEAASLYKLVAIESRLGFGSGGEVYVERYIEGPRHIEVQVLGDEDGRILHLYERECSLQRRRQKIVEEAPSPFVQRLPGLRNRLLGYALFLAESVGYTSAGTIEFIVDRDGNAYFIEANTRLQVEHGVTEEVTGVDIVKMQLLVAAGGRLPLRQENIGLHGWAIEARIYAEDPWAGFQASEGVVTRYREPRGPGVRVDSGVEEGQRVSSRYDTLLAKVIARGMDRGEAIARLRTALQEMVVSGVETNLDLLRVVVGSSWFADGEYSTTLLEEKLPELLREAEERRALVAAIASQLHGKTSTGRGNSFAHTVVSHDYGWPWPPWRS; encoded by the coding sequence GTGGCAAAGAGGGTACTCATAGCGGCACGTGGCGAGATCGCTGTCCGCGTCGCCCGTGCTGCCCGGGAGCTCGGCTGGGAACCCATCACGATATACGAGGATGCTGACCGTTCTAGCCCCCACGTGCGGGCCGGTGTAGTCTCTGTCCCCGTGAAGAGCTACACGGACATGGACTCGATTATAGACGCCGCGCTCAAGACTGGGGCTGACATCGTCCATCCTGGCTACGGCTTCCTCTCCGAGAGCCCAGAGTTTGCCGAGCGCGTTCTCGACGCGGGCATCTCCTGGGCCGGGCCCCACCCCAAGGCCATGAGGATGCTCGGCGACAAGGCCAGCGCCAAGGCCCTGGCAGAGAAGCTCGGGGTACCGACTCTCCCCTGGTGCCGCGCTGAGAGCCCCGAGGAGGCTGAGGCTTGTGCCGAGAAGATCGGCTACCCGGTCGTCCTCAAGGCGTCCCGGGCTGGCGGCGGCCGCGGTATGAGGGTCGCCCGGCGCCCCGGCGAGGCAGCTAGCCTCTACAAGCTGGTGGCTATCGAGTCCCGGCTGGGCTTCGGGAGCGGCGGCGAGGTCTACGTGGAGCGGTACATAGAGGGGCCCCGGCACATCGAGGTCCAGGTTCTCGGCGACGAGGACGGCAGGATCCTCCACCTCTACGAGAGGGAGTGCTCGCTCCAGCGCCGCCGCCAGAAGATAGTCGAGGAGGCACCGAGCCCCTTCGTCCAGAGGCTGCCCGGGCTCCGTAACAGGCTCCTCGGCTACGCTCTCTTCCTCGCCGAGTCCGTCGGCTACACGAGCGCCGGCACGATCGAGTTCATAGTCGATAGGGACGGGAACGCGTACTTCATAGAGGCTAATACGAGGCTCCAGGTCGAGCACGGCGTCACAGAAGAGGTCACCGGCGTGGACATCGTCAAGATGCAGCTCCTCGTAGCCGCGGGAGGCAGGCTACCGCTACGCCAGGAGAATATAGGGCTCCACGGCTGGGCGATAGAGGCCAGGATATACGCTGAGGACCCGTGGGCCGGGTTCCAGGCCTCCGAGGGCGTCGTGACCCGGTACCGTGAGCCCCGGGGCCCCGGCGTAAGGGTCGACTCGGGCGTCGAGGAGGGCCAGCGGGTATCGAGCCGCTACGATACACTCCTCGCCAAGGTCATAGCGCGGGGCATGGATCGTGGCGAGGCGATAGCCAGGCTCCGCACAGCGCTACAGGAAATGGTCGTCTCGGGCGTCGAGACGAACCTCGACCTGCTACGCGTAGTCGTCGGGAGCTCATGGTTTGCTGACGGCGAGTACTCGACCACCCTACTCGAGGAGAAGCTACCAGAGCTCCTCCGCGAGGCTGAGGAAAGGCGGGCACTCGTAGCCGCTATAGCCTCCCAGCTCCATGGCAAGACTAGCACGGGACGAGGCAACAGCTTCGCCCATACAGTGGTGAGCCACGACTATGGATGGCCGTGGCCGCCCTGGAGGAGCTAA
- a CDS encoding ATP-binding protein translates to MVHGHARGLGWPLLSTREPWARGAPVGYVLGPGGRRRAVLRAPVDLGHTGILGATGSGKSTTLKALARALARQGASVVILDWEGEHTDTADEALEPSELRASLLGAPDPREAAEALESLLAVLGESYQLSPLMHILLAKTLSTTRRRIHTVLRALEERAESVPARDVRNSIYALQRRLQALRPVLEFLKSGPGKKLDPAEPRPSRVYAVDLSGLPPRSRSLYAHAVAAHLQQHRRPGQDPLLYLAVEEAHNTTAPATPMEQLLLEARKKNTRLILVASHPAPHIHNLHTIIAHRQPGTEPAHRLAEQLAPRPEARTELATLLLNPQRTGSSKNSRSKTSTSRNHNTRLEAQSPAQSDAANIH, encoded by the coding sequence ATGGTCCATGGCCATGCCCGGGGGCTGGGCTGGCCACTACTCTCCACCCGGGAGCCCTGGGCCCGGGGCGCCCCCGTCGGCTACGTGCTGGGGCCGGGCGGCCGCCGCCGCGCAGTCCTCCGGGCCCCCGTAGACCTCGGCCACACGGGGATACTCGGCGCCACGGGCTCTGGCAAGTCCACCACGCTGAAGGCCCTCGCACGCGCCCTGGCCCGGCAAGGCGCCTCCGTTGTCATCCTCGACTGGGAGGGCGAGCACACCGACACGGCCGACGAGGCCCTCGAGCCCAGCGAGCTGCGAGCCAGCCTGCTAGGCGCCCCGGACCCCCGCGAGGCCGCCGAGGCGCTCGAGAGCCTCCTAGCCGTGCTCGGCGAGAGCTACCAGCTAAGCCCCCTCATGCACATCCTGCTCGCCAAGACCCTCTCCACGACCCGGCGGCGGATACACACAGTCCTAAGAGCCCTCGAGGAGAGAGCCGAGAGCGTGCCTGCCCGCGACGTGAGGAACAGCATCTACGCGCTACAGCGGAGGCTCCAGGCACTCCGCCCAGTCCTAGAGTTCCTGAAGTCCGGGCCCGGCAAGAAGCTCGACCCAGCCGAGCCCAGGCCAAGCCGGGTATACGCCGTCGACCTCAGCGGGCTCCCGCCACGCAGCCGCAGCCTCTACGCCCACGCCGTCGCCGCCCACCTCCAGCAACACCGCCGCCCAGGCCAAGACCCCCTCCTATACCTCGCCGTCGAGGAAGCCCACAACACCACAGCCCCAGCCACGCCCATGGAGCAGCTACTCCTCGAAGCCAGGAAGAAGAACACCCGCCTAATCCTAGTCGCCTCACACCCAGCCCCACACATACACAACCTACACACAATCATAGCACACCGCCAGCCAGGCACCGAGCCAGCCCACCGCCTCGCAGAACAACTAGCACCCAGACCCGAGGCACGCACCGAGCTAGCCACACTACTCCTCAACCCCCAGAGGACAGGCAGTAGCAAGAATAGCAGGAGCAAAACCAGTACTAGCAGAAATCACAACACCAGGCTAGAGGCGCAGAGCCCCGCCCAGAGCGACGCCGCTAACATACACTAA
- a CDS encoding C-GCAxxG-C-C family protein, translating into MVSRREFVKKTMLVVLGGLAVSRLTPLARAAGEAAGQEAPSLPWPYVELDPEETRKLGHLGYYMFECAGGAFWAITVQLKEKIGYPWTLLPIPSREEVMKALEEGRHIPGLMQYGYGGAVGWASLCGSLNGALMAINMVLGEKAEWDKIGKLLMRYYETTPLPTEKSNEYAVKGEFYVKKLKSDKWLPQSVSGSVLCHVSVSKWCRVSGYASGSKERAERCARLTGDIAARAVELLNAYKRGRLEEVAASLTLSPTTASCRVCHYKGKDYEIGQFTRGYMQCESCHTDMRPHAHTFVDIARPSSEPAEEAGSSKGLLAAGAAAGAAIGVVAGALASSKNKEERQ; encoded by the coding sequence ATGGTGTCTAGGAGGGAATTCGTAAAGAAGACCATGCTAGTCGTCCTAGGAGGCCTAGCAGTATCGCGCCTAACACCCCTAGCCCGTGCAGCCGGGGAGGCCGCGGGGCAGGAGGCTCCATCACTCCCATGGCCCTACGTAGAGCTGGACCCGGAGGAGACCCGGAAGCTAGGCCACCTAGGGTACTACATGTTCGAGTGCGCGGGCGGAGCCTTCTGGGCGATAACAGTCCAGCTCAAGGAGAAGATAGGCTACCCGTGGACCCTCCTACCCATACCATCGCGTGAGGAGGTCATGAAGGCCCTGGAGGAGGGGAGGCACATCCCCGGCCTCATGCAGTATGGCTACGGCGGCGCCGTGGGCTGGGCGAGCCTATGCGGCTCGCTGAACGGCGCCCTCATGGCGATAAACATGGTGCTCGGCGAGAAGGCGGAGTGGGACAAGATAGGGAAGCTCTTGATGAGGTACTATGAGACTACGCCTCTGCCGACTGAGAAGAGCAACGAGTACGCGGTTAAGGGGGAGTTCTACGTCAAGAAGCTCAAGAGCGACAAGTGGCTCCCGCAGAGCGTGAGCGGCTCAGTACTATGCCACGTATCCGTGAGCAAGTGGTGCCGGGTCTCCGGCTACGCGAGCGGCTCCAAGGAGAGGGCGGAGCGCTGCGCCCGCCTAACCGGGGACATAGCGGCTAGGGCGGTCGAGCTGCTAAACGCCTACAAGCGTGGCAGACTCGAGGAGGTAGCAGCTTCGCTCACACTGTCACCCACTACTGCTAGCTGCCGTGTCTGCCACTATAAGGGCAAGGACTATGAGATAGGGCAGTTCACGCGCGGCTACATGCAGTGCGAGAGCTGCCACACCGACATGAGGCCCCACGCTCACACCTTCGTAGACATAGCTAGGCCTAGCAGCGAGCCCGCGGAAGAGGCTGGCTCGTCTAAGGGGCTCCTCGCAGCCGGCGCAGCAGCTGGCGCAGCCATAGGAGTGGTAGCTGGTGCACTAGCATCCTCGAAGAACAAGGAGGAGCGGCAGTAG
- a CDS encoding MFS transporter, with protein sequence MALRRGAATALAAIIAAVFLASVAAGLSRLALAKYLRDDLGASALLVSSLTSWFMGARAFLSVFSGFAADASPAARRLFLFLPLVLIAVIVYVIPSLGSPSAIILLNAVWGFLSGALWPVTQTVAAVLAAPWSSTIMSVYFASGSLGVSAGQYLYGLLPLSNQDAVRLSAGLFAASAAVMAYASRVAPPAGPRAGRKGPGRSRLPDVLSDGLAVWILFSALAAGYLSGLLKEFLYIYLGEVYGLDRQALASSLALAGVVSFVAGLAVGPLADRVGVAPVLAAVLAMGLVGSLALGLSPSFPGALLGLALAMTAARSSLPLTRNAAAFTAGLQATLVGASNAFSNIGHMVSPIIAGRLYDTLHGQTLAGLRGEATPFLTAAVLLAVTLALYPASARRRHGGEKS encoded by the coding sequence TTGGCTCTACGGCGTGGCGCGGCTACGGCCTTGGCCGCCATTATCGCAGCTGTCTTCCTGGCTAGTGTGGCTGCGGGTCTCTCCCGGCTGGCGCTCGCCAAGTATCTGCGCGACGATCTCGGCGCGTCTGCGCTGCTGGTCTCGAGCCTTACTAGCTGGTTTATGGGTGCGCGGGCGTTCTTGTCAGTATTCTCCGGCTTTGCTGCCGATGCTTCCCCGGCTGCTCGGAGGCTGTTCCTCTTCCTGCCCCTAGTACTGATAGCCGTCATCGTCTACGTTATCCCCTCCCTGGGGTCGCCCTCGGCCATAATACTGCTCAACGCGGTGTGGGGGTTCCTGAGCGGTGCTCTGTGGCCGGTCACCCAGACAGTGGCGGCGGTGCTCGCGGCTCCCTGGAGTTCCACGATCATGTCGGTGTACTTTGCCTCGGGGAGCCTCGGCGTCTCAGCGGGGCAGTATCTCTATGGCTTGTTGCCTCTCAGCAACCAGGACGCGGTCCGGCTATCAGCCGGGCTCTTCGCGGCCTCGGCGGCCGTTATGGCTTACGCGTCCCGCGTTGCTCCCCCGGCCGGTCCTCGGGCGGGGAGAAAGGGGCCTGGCCGGAGCCGGCTACCAGACGTGCTGAGTGATGGGCTAGCTGTGTGGATACTCTTCTCGGCCCTCGCTGCCGGTTACCTCTCTGGCCTCCTCAAAGAGTTCCTCTACATCTACCTCGGCGAGGTCTACGGGCTAGACCGCCAGGCTCTAGCATCGTCGCTCGCCCTAGCAGGCGTGGTCTCGTTCGTTGCTGGGCTCGCCGTCGGCCCCCTAGCGGACCGTGTAGGGGTGGCCCCGGTGCTCGCAGCAGTACTAGCCATGGGGCTCGTGGGTAGCCTAGCTCTAGGCCTCTCCCCGAGCTTCCCTGGGGCTCTCCTGGGGCTCGCCCTGGCGATGACGGCTGCCCGGAGCAGCCTGCCGCTCACCAGGAACGCGGCGGCCTTCACAGCGGGCCTCCAGGCCACCCTCGTAGGCGCCTCGAACGCGTTCTCGAACATAGGCCACATGGTGAGCCCAATCATAGCAGGACGGCTCTACGACACGCTCCACGGCCAGACCCTGGCCGGGCTCCGGGGCGAGGCTACGCCGTTCCTAACAGCTGCGGTGCTGCTCGCAGTCACGCTAGCCCTATACCCGGCGAGCGCTAGGCGGCGGCATGGCGGGGAGAAGAGCTAG
- the dcd gene encoding dCTP deaminase — translation MILSDRDIAWYVEKGLLRIEPLMGDTIRENGVDLRLAEEFCRFNPEAPELDTARGFDEKTYYICTRVDPDEGYVIKPYEHVLATTAETVCLPDDLVGLVNVRSTYARLGLFVPPTVIDAGFCGQVTIEIIGSAYPIRVYPGQRFLHVVFIKTTSPVANPYRGKYQGQRGVTPPRPD, via the coding sequence GTGATCCTGTCAGACCGCGATATAGCCTGGTACGTGGAGAAGGGTCTACTCCGAATCGAGCCACTCATGGGTGACACGATAAGGGAGAATGGGGTCGACCTCCGGCTGGCAGAGGAGTTCTGCCGCTTCAACCCCGAGGCGCCAGAGCTCGACACGGCCCGGGGCTTTGACGAGAAGACCTACTACATCTGCACCCGGGTAGACCCGGACGAGGGCTACGTGATAAAACCCTACGAGCACGTCCTAGCAACCACCGCCGAGACCGTCTGCCTCCCCGACGACCTGGTAGGCCTGGTTAACGTCCGGAGCACCTACGCGCGGCTAGGCCTCTTCGTGCCCCCGACAGTGATAGACGCGGGGTTCTGCGGCCAGGTAACCATAGAGATAATCGGCTCCGCCTACCCTATACGCGTCTACCCGGGCCAGCGCTTCCTCCACGTAGTATTCATCAAGACGACGAGCCCCGTGGCCAACCCCTACCGGGGCAAGTACCAGGGCCAGCGCGGCGTAACCCCGCCCAGGCCAGACTAG
- a CDS encoding M42 family metallopeptidase, with product MQAELEEFFRLLKRLSDAFGVSGYEDEVRGIVIDELREAADELRVDKLGNVIAVKKGERGGIKVLWDSHMDEIGFFVKSIDDRGFIYLSPVGGWSERVLPGQRVRILTDDGRIVRGVIGIKPPHLMKPEERNQVVPLDKLFVDIGASSREEVERAGIRVGSPVDLDREAMMLLGDRVTGKAFDDRVGVAVLIKAFKEIDGFEPTVYLVVAVQEEVGLKGARVAAQQISPDAAIAVDVTTANDVPGVEPKDQVAKLGEGPVIKVADGRNASGLIAHPKMLRLLLETARSEGIPHQLSILPGGTTDATAIALTGEGVPSAVVAVPTRYIHSPVELLSLNDAVNAAKLVKAATRRMTREWYEREILWGASLKA from the coding sequence CTGAGCTGGAGGAGTTCTTCCGCCTCCTCAAGAGGCTCTCAGACGCCTTCGGGGTATCTGGCTACGAGGACGAAGTAAGGGGCATAGTGATAGACGAGCTACGCGAGGCTGCAGACGAGCTGCGTGTCGACAAGCTCGGCAACGTTATAGCTGTGAAGAAGGGCGAGCGTGGTGGTATCAAGGTCCTCTGGGACAGTCACATGGACGAGATAGGATTCTTCGTGAAGAGCATCGATGACCGGGGCTTCATCTACCTCTCCCCTGTCGGTGGTTGGAGTGAGCGTGTCCTACCCGGCCAGAGGGTCCGGATACTCACCGACGATGGTCGCATAGTACGCGGCGTCATAGGGATAAAGCCGCCGCACCTCATGAAGCCCGAGGAGAGGAACCAGGTGGTTCCACTTGACAAGCTCTTCGTCGACATAGGCGCGTCGAGCCGTGAGGAGGTCGAGCGCGCCGGGATCCGGGTCGGCAGCCCGGTGGACCTAGACCGCGAGGCCATGATGCTGCTGGGCGACCGGGTGACTGGCAAGGCCTTCGACGACAGGGTAGGCGTGGCTGTGCTGATAAAGGCGTTCAAGGAGATAGACGGGTTCGAGCCCACAGTATACCTGGTCGTAGCCGTCCAGGAGGAGGTCGGGCTGAAGGGTGCCCGTGTCGCGGCCCAGCAGATAAGCCCCGACGCAGCCATAGCGGTGGACGTCACCACGGCTAACGATGTGCCTGGCGTGGAGCCGAAAGACCAGGTGGCAAAGCTGGGCGAAGGCCCCGTCATCAAGGTGGCCGACGGCAGGAACGCGTCCGGGCTAATAGCCCACCCGAAGATGCTCCGCCTGCTCCTAGAGACGGCACGGAGCGAGGGCATACCCCACCAGCTCAGCATACTACCCGGAGGCACAACCGACGCGACAGCGATAGCGCTCACCGGTGAGGGCGTACCCAGCGCCGTAGTGGCGGTGCCTACACGCTACATACACAGCCCCGTGGAGCTGCTAAGCCTAAACGACGCGGTCAACGCGGCCAAGCTGGTCAAGGCGGCGACCCGGCGCATGACCCGGGAGTGGTACGAGCGGGAGATACTCTGGGGCGCCAGCCTCAAAGCCTAG
- a CDS encoding translation initiation factor aIF-1A: MVKRKRGRREEESKKEIPLPNQEEGTMLCVVVRLLGADHLLIRCQDGVERKARIPGSLRRRMWMREGDIVLAAPWDFKPDRADVVYRYSREELRKLVEKGIVPQELLELAEELA; encoded by the coding sequence CTGGTCAAAAGGAAGCGTGGGAGGAGAGAGGAGGAGAGTAAGAAGGAGATACCTCTTCCGAATCAAGAAGAGGGTACCATGCTATGTGTAGTGGTTAGGCTCCTCGGTGCAGACCACCTACTCATTAGGTGTCAGGATGGTGTCGAGAGGAAGGCGCGTATCCCGGGGAGCCTCCGGCGCCGCATGTGGATGCGGGAGGGCGACATAGTGCTCGCGGCTCCCTGGGACTTCAAGCCGGATCGTGCTGACGTTGTATACCGGTACTCCCGGGAGGAGCTCCGTAAACTAGTGGAGAAAGGTATTGTGCCGCAGGAGCTGCTAGAGCTAGCAGAGGAGCTAGCCTAA
- a CDS encoding SocA family protein → MPRLDRRQAAVHYLLEVLGRPASRTEIVKMMFLVDLELARRGRKPLFHWLRWHYGPFSREVLDVLDALEEQGLVDVERIIDVWTLTVRKIEYRAARRPAALSLDDDARLAVERVASWWRGRSLEELIRYVYSLPQVRGKRLGEVIELEQ, encoded by the coding sequence GTGCCAAGGTTGGATAGGCGTCAGGCAGCCGTTCATTACTTGCTAGAGGTGCTGGGGAGGCCCGCATCGCGCACAGAGATAGTTAAGATGATGTTTCTGGTTGACCTGGAGCTGGCGCGGAGGGGGCGGAAGCCTCTCTTCCACTGGCTACGCTGGCACTATGGGCCGTTCTCCCGGGAGGTGCTCGACGTCCTCGATGCGTTGGAGGAGCAAGGCCTCGTGGACGTAGAGAGGATTATCGACGTCTGGACGCTTACGGTGCGCAAGATAGAGTACCGGGCGGCCCGGAGGCCCGCCGCTCTATCACTCGATGATGATGCTCGCTTGGCTGTGGAGAGGGTTGCCAGCTGGTGGCGGGGCCGCAGCCTCGAGGAACTCATACGCTATGTCTACAGCCTCCCACAGGTTCGGGGGAAGAGGCTGGGGGAGGTGATAGAGCTTGAGCAGTAG
- a CDS encoding acetyl-CoA carboxylase biotin carboxyl carrier protein subunit: protein MDGRGRPGGAKLLELRELAPGLYEARLELGGRIVTVQARLVGDVIETPYGSYHVTSLRHRARRSSRTGSRREGWLVSVEASGAIRARLPVKVVETRVNRGDRVSEGQVIILLETMKMVNEVHAPCHGVVEEIAEPGQGLDKGGLIARIKCLEES from the coding sequence ATGGATGGCCGTGGCCGCCCTGGAGGAGCTAAGCTCCTAGAGCTGAGAGAGCTGGCCCCAGGCCTTTACGAGGCCCGACTAGAGCTAGGCGGGCGCATAGTTACCGTGCAGGCTAGGCTAGTCGGCGACGTGATAGAGACACCTTATGGGAGCTACCACGTCACCTCACTGAGGCATAGAGCCCGACGCTCCTCGAGGACGGGGAGCCGCCGGGAGGGCTGGCTAGTCTCAGTCGAGGCCTCGGGGGCTATACGTGCCCGGCTCCCCGTTAAAGTCGTGGAGACGCGTGTAAATCGGGGCGACCGGGTCTCCGAGGGCCAGGTTATAATCCTCCTCGAGACCATGAAGATGGTTAACGAGGTCCACGCCCCCTGCCACGGCGTAGTCGAGGAGATAGCTGAGCCGGGGCAGGGACTGGATAAAGGCGGGCTCATCGCCCGGATAAAATGCCTAGAAGAGAGCTAG